The proteins below are encoded in one region of Sphingobacterium sp. R2:
- the thiC gene encoding phosphomethylpyrimidine synthase ThiC: MTAETITQSPFPNSKKIFVPGTLFPIQVAMRQISLSPTKLSNGQVEINPPITIYDTSGPYTDENFQIDIRKGLPRLREQWILNRQDVIQLAGISSEYGQQRLSDPTLDELRFAYSHKPKVASAGSNVTQLHYAKQGIITPEMEYVAIRENQHIEQLVASTPGMDHQHTGQNFGARIPRKTITPEFVREEIAAGRAIIPNNINHPESEPMIIGRNFLVKINANIGNSAVSSSIEEEVEKAVWACRWGADTIMDLSTGKNIHETREWIIRNSPVPIGTVPIYQALEKVKGVAEDLTWEIFKDTLIEQAEQGVSYFTIHAGVLLRYIHLTATRVTGIVSRGGSIMAKWCLFHHKENFLYTHFEEICEIMKRYDVAFSLGDGLRPGAIADANDAAQFAELETLGELTKIAWKHDVQVMIEGPGHVPMQLIKENMDKQLECCNEAPFYTLGPLTTDIAPGYDHITSAIGAAMIGWYGCAMLCYVTPKEHLGLPNKKDVKDGVITYKLAAHAADLAKGHPGAQYRDNALSKARFEFRWEDQFNLSLDPDTAREYHDETLPADAAKVAHFCSMCGPKFCSMKITQEIRDSAAQGMLEKSQEFIAQGKELYL, translated from the coding sequence ATGACAGCTGAAACAATTACGCAATCCCCTTTTCCCAATTCAAAAAAAATTTTTGTACCTGGAACACTATTTCCTATTCAAGTGGCTATGCGCCAAATTTCTTTAAGTCCAACCAAATTAAGCAATGGACAAGTAGAAATTAATCCCCCTATTACAATCTACGACACCTCTGGTCCATATACCGATGAGAATTTTCAGATCGATATCCGAAAAGGTCTCCCCCGGCTTCGCGAACAATGGATATTGAATCGCCAGGATGTCATACAGCTGGCGGGCATCAGCTCTGAATATGGACAACAACGCCTTTCTGATCCAACGTTGGATGAACTCCGATTTGCCTATAGTCATAAACCAAAAGTAGCCTCTGCCGGGAGTAATGTCACCCAATTACATTATGCAAAGCAAGGTATCATTACGCCTGAAATGGAGTACGTAGCTATCCGCGAAAATCAACATATCGAGCAGCTAGTAGCCAGCACCCCCGGAATGGATCATCAGCATACAGGCCAAAACTTTGGTGCCAGAATCCCTAGAAAAACGATTACTCCCGAGTTTGTCCGCGAAGAGATCGCTGCCGGGAGAGCGATCATTCCCAATAACATCAATCACCCTGAAAGTGAACCCATGATTATCGGGCGCAACTTTCTTGTTAAAATTAATGCCAATATTGGCAATAGCGCTGTAAGTTCAAGTATAGAGGAAGAAGTTGAGAAAGCGGTATGGGCCTGTCGTTGGGGAGCCGACACGATCATGGATCTATCCACCGGTAAAAATATCCATGAAACCCGCGAGTGGATCATCCGCAATTCACCAGTTCCAATCGGTACCGTTCCAATCTATCAGGCATTAGAAAAAGTAAAAGGTGTGGCCGAAGACCTTACTTGGGAGATTTTTAAAGACACTTTGATCGAACAGGCGGAACAAGGTGTTTCATACTTTACTATACACGCCGGTGTATTGCTTCGCTACATTCATCTTACAGCAACACGAGTAACTGGTATCGTCTCAAGGGGTGGTTCTATCATGGCCAAATGGTGTCTTTTTCACCACAAAGAAAACTTTCTCTATACCCATTTTGAGGAGATTTGTGAGATCATGAAACGATATGATGTTGCTTTTTCACTTGGCGATGGTCTCCGTCCAGGAGCTATTGCGGACGCCAACGATGCGGCTCAATTTGCTGAGCTCGAAACACTGGGCGAACTCACCAAGATCGCCTGGAAACACGATGTTCAGGTAATGATAGAGGGCCCCGGCCACGTGCCCATGCAACTGATCAAAGAAAATATGGACAAACAACTGGAATGTTGTAATGAAGCCCCATTTTATACCTTAGGCCCGCTTACTACCGATATCGCTCCGGGGTATGACCATATTACTTCGGCGATTGGAGCTGCAATGATCGGTTGGTACGGTTGTGCCATGCTTTGTTATGTCACCCCAAAAGAACATCTCGGATTACCAAATAAAAAAGATGTTAAAGATGGTGTGATCACGTACAAACTAGCCGCACATGCTGCTGATTTGGCCAAAGGACACCCTGGAGCGCAGTATCGTGACAATGCTTTAAGTAAAGCGAGATTTGAATTTAGATGGGAAGATCAATTCAATCTTTCCCTAGATCCGGATACCGCACGTGAGTATCATGACGAAACCTTGCCTGCAGATGCAGCTAAAGTAGCTCATTTCTGTTCCATGTGTGGCCCCAAATTTTGCTCCATGAAGATTACGCAGGAAATACGGGATAGTGCAGCGCAGGGTATGCTTGAAAAATCGCAAGAATTTATCGCACAGGGTAAAGAACTCTATTTATGA
- the catA gene encoding type A chloramphenicol O-acetyltransferase has translation MDTKYQIIDTANWKRREHFEIYRGDVKCGFSLTVKLDISAVVQFVRMRGYKFYPVMIYLLSRAVNQHAEFKMAMRGSELICWDRVDPIYTILHKEAETFSALSVGYQEHLASFLQDYKHVLEKFSESKLFFPEKPPENHFNISALPWIHFDSFNLNVADFSNYFSPTFTIGKYKTEGDQILMPLAIQVHHAVCDGLHVAKLINTLEALFQDVESF, from the coding sequence ATGGATACAAAATATCAAATAATTGATACAGCAAATTGGAAGCGAAGAGAGCATTTCGAGATTTACCGTGGGGATGTAAAATGTGGATTTAGCCTTACAGTTAAGCTCGATATATCGGCGGTGGTCCAATTTGTAAGAATGCGGGGTTATAAGTTCTATCCTGTCATGATTTATCTCCTTTCGAGAGCAGTGAACCAACATGCTGAATTTAAAATGGCAATGAGAGGTAGCGAATTGATTTGTTGGGACAGGGTTGACCCTATTTACACCATACTGCATAAAGAAGCAGAAACTTTTTCGGCGTTGTCAGTAGGATATCAGGAACACTTAGCCTCTTTCCTCCAGGATTACAAGCATGTTCTTGAAAAATTCAGTGAAAGTAAGCTCTTTTTTCCTGAAAAGCCGCCAGAAAACCATTTTAATATTTCTGCTCTTCCATGGATTCATTTTGATAGTTTCAATCTTAATGTTGCAGATTTTAGCAATTATTTTTCACCGACATTTACGATTGGAAAATACAAAACTGAAGGAGATCAGATACTTATGCCCTTGGCGATACAGGTACATCATGCGGTATGTGATGGTCTCCATGTTGCAAAGTTGATTAATACGCTTGAGGCACTTTTTCAGGACGTCGAGTCTTTTTAG
- a CDS encoding VOC family protein: MHINHINLVVKDVDKAVNLLTDIFKFNLIVNRNNKMAVLKDNNNFVVVIWGQELNKEKDVPQYPKNFHIGFYQDDEIAVQNIFELLKNNEALKIDGAPKRIRNTFGFYCYFENLMIEISVNPFNYE, from the coding sequence ATGCATATTAATCATATCAATCTTGTCGTAAAAGATGTTGATAAAGCCGTTAATTTATTGACAGATATTTTCAAGTTCAATTTAATAGTCAACCGCAATAATAAAATGGCTGTACTGAAGGATAATAATAATTTTGTTGTTGTAATTTGGGGACAAGAATTGAACAAAGAGAAAGATGTACCGCAATATCCTAAGAATTTCCATATCGGCTTTTATCAAGACGACGAAATTGCAGTTCAAAACATTTTTGAACTTTTAAAAAACAACGAAGCATTAAAAATTGATGGAGCTCCCAAAAGAATCAGAAATACATTCGGATTTTATTGCTATTTTGAGAATCTAATGATTGAAATTAGCGTAAATCCTTTTAATTATGAATAG
- a CDS encoding DJ-1/PfpI family protein has product MSLFSKDLSKEPIFDGMGYEPSFFSRKEMVTTKTDYSKKKYDEGNKDTRKKILVLCTEERYMTMKNGKKFSTGNHPVETLVPILHFDQAGFDVDFYTPTGGTVKFEMWAMPYEDEHIGKILEKYNTQFSNPHSLQDFVADTTKSYVDYVAVFIPGGHGAMLGLPENNDVKELIKWVIAENKFMLTICHGPAALLSAAQGIDENEFPYKGYKINSFPDEMDQILPQSGYQPGEMPWLYGEKLKQLGVEILNKKISGDCHVDRKLITADSPLAADKFGKICVEQLLADEKSKTEN; this is encoded by the coding sequence ATGTCTTTATTTTCAAAAGATTTGAGCAAAGAGCCAATATTTGACGGCATGGGCTATGAGCCTTCTTTTTTTTCAAGAAAAGAAATGGTTACTACAAAAACCGACTATAGTAAGAAAAAATATGATGAAGGCAACAAAGATACGAGAAAAAAAATTCTTGTACTTTGTACGGAGGAACGTTATATGACCATGAAAAATGGAAAGAAATTTTCTACAGGCAATCATCCCGTTGAAACACTCGTACCTATTCTTCATTTTGACCAAGCCGGATTTGACGTGGATTTCTATACGCCAACCGGCGGCACGGTAAAATTTGAGATGTGGGCAATGCCTTATGAAGACGAACATATTGGTAAAATTCTCGAAAAATACAATACACAATTTTCAAACCCACACAGTCTCCAGGATTTTGTAGCAGACACAACTAAATCTTATGTCGACTATGTAGCTGTCTTCATTCCCGGAGGACATGGCGCAATGCTCGGCCTCCCCGAGAATAACGATGTAAAAGAGCTGATTAAATGGGTAATAGCCGAAAATAAATTTATGCTGACAATATGCCATGGACCCGCAGCCCTCTTATCTGCTGCACAAGGTATTGATGAGAATGAGTTTCCATATAAAGGATATAAAATCAATTCTTTTCCTGACGAAATGGATCAAATTCTTCCACAAAGTGGATACCAGCCGGGCGAAATGCCTTGGTTGTATGGCGAGAAACTGAAACAGCTGGGGGTTGAAATCTTAAATAAAAAAATTAGCGGCGATTGCCATGTTGACCGGAAGCTGATCACCGCCGACAGTCCGCTGGCAGCAGACAAATTCGGCAAAATCTGTGTGGAACAATTGCTTGCTGATGAAAAATCTAAAACAGAAAATTAA
- the thiS gene encoding sulfur carrier protein ThiS translates to MELTINHQIRSFDPAPSSLEELLVLELSGKTQGVAAAINNHVIPKDDWAKTTLKPHDQIILITASQGG, encoded by the coding sequence ATGGAACTTACAATAAATCATCAAATTCGATCTTTCGACCCCGCTCCTTCTTCACTTGAGGAACTATTGGTTTTGGAACTATCTGGCAAAACCCAAGGTGTTGCTGCTGCCATCAACAACCATGTTATACCTAAGGACGATTGGGCTAAAACAACACTCAAACCTCACGATCAAATCATCTTAATAACCGCATCGCAAGGCGGATAA
- a CDS encoding thiamine phosphate synthase: MIIALTPEETIHAEKAVIHTLLEKGLDILHLRKYHFTDLQMARYVESIDPAYLEKLVLHSHPHLSTELGISRIHRNEWSRQHSPSNQVNTTIICSTSVHDIAAFNKLDKCWTYAFLSPIFPSISKKEYGRYNAQLNQLPNRVNFTVRLIALGGINQANCLLPLQEGAEGIALYGALWQHPDPIQNFIACQQKLWKNFNTYHKDKH, encoded by the coding sequence ATGATCATTGCACTAACGCCAGAAGAGACCATACATGCTGAAAAAGCGGTTATCCATACCCTTCTTGAGAAGGGGCTCGATATCCTGCACTTACGCAAATATCATTTTACAGATTTACAAATGGCAAGATATGTAGAATCAATAGATCCTGCATATCTTGAAAAGTTAGTTCTTCATTCTCACCCTCACCTATCGACGGAACTCGGGATCTCACGCATTCATCGGAATGAATGGAGCAGACAGCATAGTCCCTCCAATCAGGTGAACACTACAATTATTTGCTCGACATCTGTACATGATATTGCGGCATTCAACAAACTGGATAAATGCTGGACCTATGCTTTTCTAAGTCCGATATTTCCAAGTATTTCAAAAAAAGAATACGGAAGGTATAATGCTCAACTGAATCAGCTTCCAAATCGCGTTAATTTTACTGTTCGTCTGATAGCACTTGGCGGAATAAACCAAGCTAACTGTCTCCTCCCGTTGCAGGAAGGGGCAGAGGGAATAGCCTTGTACGGCGCTTTATGGCAGCATCCCGACCCAATTCAAAATTTCATTGCATGTCAACAAAAACTATGGAAAAACTTCAATACATATCACAAGGACAAACATTAG
- a CDS encoding DUF6597 domain-containing transcriptional factor — MNLSKNALEYSSIAPSPSLIGMVESIWMLKNHSNKREESIIIPDGKIDLFLLMEENNSFQIFISGVCDKPILKPPYPKSTMFAISFYPLAAEYIFKQSFEKLRNQRLVLPNDYLGFGRNDLADFDNFYTKACKIFEKQFENEIDVRKKKLFEQIYLSKGETTVEELSNKVIWSSRQMNRYFNCWFGIPLKSYINIIRFSNSLKQLKMGIFYPELNYVDQSHFIRQVKKFSGVKPTLLNKNENDRFIQLSVLADY; from the coding sequence ATGAATTTATCAAAAAATGCACTGGAATATTCCTCTATAGCCCCGTCTCCTTCACTTATCGGAATGGTAGAAAGTATATGGATGTTGAAAAATCATTCGAACAAGCGAGAGGAAAGCATTATTATACCTGACGGAAAAATAGATTTATTTCTTCTGATGGAAGAAAACAATAGTTTTCAGATCTTCATTTCTGGAGTCTGTGATAAACCCATTTTAAAGCCGCCCTATCCGAAATCGACGATGTTTGCCATCAGTTTTTATCCGTTGGCCGCCGAATATATTTTTAAGCAGTCTTTCGAAAAATTAAGAAACCAAAGACTGGTATTGCCAAATGATTATTTGGGATTTGGCAGGAATGATCTTGCAGATTTTGATAACTTTTACACGAAAGCCTGCAAAATATTCGAAAAGCAATTTGAAAACGAAATAGATGTGAGGAAAAAAAAACTATTCGAACAGATTTACCTATCAAAAGGCGAAACGACGGTAGAAGAACTTTCTAATAAGGTGATTTGGAGCAGCCGGCAGATGAACCGTTATTTCAACTGCTGGTTTGGTATTCCATTAAAATCTTACATTAATATTATTCGTTTTTCCAATTCCCTAAAACAATTAAAAATGGGAATATTTTATCCGGAGCTTAATTATGTGGATCAATCCCATTTCATTAGGCAGGTAAAGAAATTCTCAGGTGTAAAACCAACCCTACTAAATAAAAATGAAAACGACCGATTTATCCAATTGAGTGTATTAGCCGATTACTAA
- a CDS encoding family 78 glycoside hydrolase catalytic domain codes for MASTAYAQSKNNCKAVKLTCEHLVNPLGIDASHPRLSWRLEDRRKGALQQAYQILLAQDSLELLHGVKAHWDSGKQLSSAMLVHYNGTELKPRIKYFWRVKVWDRDGISSVSAIASFETGMMGKDLWTGKWISDNKDINARNAPYFRTEFTIKKRIKSARAYVAAAGLYELSINGVRIGDHRLDPMYTRFDRRTLYVVEDVTGQLQQGANAIGVVLGNGWYNHQPLAVWNFHQAPWRARPIFCLELKIEYTDGTWETVVSDKQWKTATGPIIYNNIYTGEHYDARLDMPGWDKPKYDDSTWQAVQYRNAPSAHIVSQQMVPIRLVKSYKPKSVTKIDQRTYVFDMGQNMAGITKIKVKGAAGTMLHIKHGERLSADGRLDLSNIDVYYLGDKEKEPFQTDILTLSGRDDEFMAKFGYKGFRYVEVSSNIAIALDSSAVTAYFMHSDVQPIGQLKTSSELINKLWKATNNAYLSNLMGYPTDCPQREKNGWTGDGHLAIETALYNFDGITVYEKWLADHRDEQQENGVLPDIIPTGGWGYGNANGLDWTSTIAIIPWQIYQFYGDPRALEECYDNIKRYVDYVDGISPSGLTTFGRGDWVPVKAQSNLELTSSVYYYADATILAAAAKLFGKTADHQKYDQLSKRIKAAINARFLNVSNGIYNNGTQTELSVPLYWGVVPEDMKARVAANLNRKVEEANFHLDVGVLGAKALLNALKDNGYGMTAYKVAVQDTYPSWGWWIVNGATTLLENWDLKATRDISDNHMMFGEIGAWFFKSIGGILPDPEQPGFKNILLKPIFPQQLKESSVSYESPYGKILSHWKLRGNKIVYYVQIPPNATATFYPPNNVSNGNIIALKAGKHRLKLELK; via the coding sequence ATGGCAAGTACTGCCTATGCACAATCCAAGAATAACTGCAAGGCTGTAAAGTTGACATGCGAACATCTGGTCAATCCTTTAGGCATTGACGCATCCCACCCGAGATTAAGCTGGCGCCTTGAAGACCGGCGAAAGGGCGCCCTACAGCAAGCTTATCAGATTCTTTTAGCGCAAGATTCCCTTGAATTGTTACATGGGGTAAAAGCGCATTGGGACAGTGGAAAGCAGCTAAGTTCGGCGATGTTGGTGCACTATAATGGTACCGAGTTAAAGCCGCGGATAAAATACTTTTGGAGAGTAAAAGTATGGGACCGAGACGGTATTTCCAGCGTTTCAGCAATAGCATCTTTCGAGACTGGAATGATGGGGAAGGATCTTTGGACAGGAAAATGGATCAGTGACAATAAAGATATCAATGCGCGCAACGCTCCGTATTTTAGGACTGAATTCACTATCAAAAAGCGGATAAAATCGGCTCGTGCTTATGTTGCCGCTGCCGGATTATATGAGCTTTCTATTAATGGCGTGCGCATTGGAGACCACCGTCTTGATCCTATGTATACGCGATTTGATCGAAGAACACTGTATGTGGTAGAGGATGTTACCGGACAACTACAACAAGGTGCGAATGCGATTGGCGTCGTTTTGGGGAATGGCTGGTATAATCACCAGCCACTGGCGGTTTGGAATTTTCATCAAGCACCGTGGCGGGCCCGGCCAATATTCTGTTTGGAGCTTAAAATCGAGTATACAGACGGTACGTGGGAGACGGTCGTTTCGGATAAGCAGTGGAAAACAGCTACCGGTCCAATTATCTATAACAATATTTATACGGGTGAGCATTATGATGCTCGACTTGATATGCCCGGCTGGGACAAACCTAAATATGATGATTCAACTTGGCAGGCTGTTCAGTACAGAAATGCGCCATCTGCACATATCGTTTCCCAACAGATGGTACCGATTCGGCTCGTGAAGTCCTATAAGCCCAAATCAGTGACAAAGATAGACCAACGTACTTATGTTTTCGATATGGGTCAGAATATGGCTGGAATTACAAAAATTAAAGTCAAAGGAGCTGCAGGGACTATGCTACATATCAAGCATGGTGAACGATTGTCGGCAGATGGGCGTCTTGATCTGTCCAATATCGATGTTTATTATCTTGGCGATAAGGAAAAGGAGCCCTTTCAGACGGACATTCTTACCTTAAGCGGTCGCGATGATGAGTTTATGGCTAAATTTGGTTATAAAGGCTTTCGTTATGTCGAGGTTAGCAGCAACATAGCAATAGCTTTGGATAGTTCTGCTGTAACTGCCTATTTTATGCACAGCGATGTTCAACCTATCGGACAGCTTAAAACATCCTCTGAATTGATTAACAAACTATGGAAAGCGACCAACAATGCCTATTTATCGAATTTGATGGGGTATCCTACAGACTGCCCGCAACGCGAAAAAAATGGTTGGACAGGGGATGGTCACCTCGCGATTGAAACTGCCCTGTATAATTTTGACGGTATTACAGTTTATGAAAAATGGCTGGCCGATCATCGTGACGAGCAACAAGAGAATGGCGTATTACCAGATATTATTCCAACGGGTGGATGGGGGTATGGTAATGCAAATGGTCTTGACTGGACAAGCACCATCGCTATTATCCCCTGGCAGATCTATCAGTTTTATGGTGATCCGCGCGCATTGGAAGAATGCTACGATAATATTAAACGCTATGTGGATTATGTAGACGGCATCAGCCCTTCTGGACTTACCACTTTTGGACGCGGAGATTGGGTGCCTGTTAAGGCTCAGTCCAATCTGGAACTGACGTCATCTGTTTATTACTATGCTGATGCGACCATTTTGGCTGCAGCGGCAAAGTTGTTTGGAAAAACGGCAGACCATCAAAAATATGATCAACTTAGTAAAAGAATTAAGGCGGCGATTAATGCGAGATTTTTGAATGTTTCTAATGGAATCTATAACAATGGAACACAGACGGAATTGAGTGTGCCACTCTATTGGGGAGTTGTACCGGAAGACATGAAAGCGAGGGTTGCGGCCAATCTAAATAGGAAAGTTGAAGAGGCTAACTTTCACTTAGACGTGGGCGTATTAGGGGCAAAAGCTTTATTAAATGCATTGAAAGATAATGGGTATGGAATGACCGCGTATAAAGTTGCAGTACAAGATACGTATCCGTCCTGGGGATGGTGGATTGTCAATGGGGCGACAACATTGTTAGAGAACTGGGATTTAAAAGCAACTCGTGATATTTCGGACAACCACATGATGTTTGGTGAAATTGGTGCCTGGTTTTTTAAATCTATCGGTGGGATTCTTCCAGATCCCGAACAACCTGGATTCAAAAACATCCTGTTGAAGCCTATTTTTCCTCAGCAATTGAAAGAATCATCGGTTTCTTACGAATCACCCTATGGTAAAATTTTATCTCATTGGAAATTACGGGGTAACAAGATTGTATATTATGTTCAGATACCTCCAAATGCGACGGCCACATTTTATCCTCCAAATAATGTAAGCAATGGTAATATCATCGCATTAAAGGCTGGTAAACATCGATTGAAATTGGAGCTCAAGTAA
- the thiE gene encoding thiamine phosphate synthase, which produces MSTKTMEKLQYISQGQTLAAQKDNILKALDAGVKWIQVRWKGAHQAYVYRLAEQVKNVCSRYGATCIINDHTALAAAVDADGVHLGLEDGSIDAARKLLGPKKIIGGTANSFTDVYQRITENCDYIGLGPFRFTKTKHNLSPLLGLDGYENIIGQVRQEGLSPIPIFAIGGIAHLDDIQQLLQTGVYGIALSGSITHNPTIVSSIHKILI; this is translated from the coding sequence ATGTCAACAAAAACTATGGAAAAACTTCAATACATATCACAAGGACAAACATTAGCAGCACAAAAAGATAATATTTTAAAGGCCCTTGATGCTGGTGTAAAATGGATACAAGTGAGATGGAAGGGAGCTCACCAAGCGTATGTTTACAGATTGGCAGAACAGGTCAAAAACGTGTGTTCGCGATATGGTGCCACCTGTATCATCAATGATCATACTGCGCTTGCAGCGGCTGTCGATGCTGACGGCGTACATCTCGGACTGGAGGATGGCAGTATCGATGCTGCAAGGAAGCTATTGGGGCCAAAAAAAATAATCGGCGGTACTGCAAATAGCTTTACAGATGTATACCAAAGAATAACGGAAAATTGTGACTATATCGGACTCGGACCATTCCGCTTTACAAAGACAAAACATAACCTCAGTCCCCTATTGGGGCTCGACGGATATGAAAATATCATCGGGCAGGTTAGACAAGAAGGGTTATCCCCAATCCCGATATTCGCGATTGGCGGTATAGCCCACCTCGACGACATTCAACAGTTATTACAAACTGGAGTTTATGGAATTGCACTTTCCGGTAGTATAACCCATAATCCAACAATCGTTTCATCAATCCACAAAATTTTAATATGA
- a CDS encoding thiazole synthase, with the protein MSNLTIADRVFESRLFLGTGKFGNLTEMSHAVKSSASQLVTVALKRIDQHTIDDNILNALQLKNIHLLPNTSGARTAQEAVLAAQLAREALETNWVKLEIHPDPRYLLPDPIETLRATESLAKLGFVVMPYIHADPVLCKRLENAGTAAVMPLGAPIGSNKGLRTLDFLEIIIEQSNVTVVVDAGIGAPSDAAKAMEIGADAVLVNTAIAVSNNPIRMAEAFKEAVIAGRKAYEAGLGKIGSQAIGSSPLTSFLFD; encoded by the coding sequence ATGAGCAATTTAACCATAGCCGATCGCGTATTTGAATCCAGGCTATTTTTGGGTACGGGCAAGTTCGGCAATCTCACAGAAATGAGCCATGCCGTTAAATCATCGGCTTCCCAGTTGGTTACCGTGGCCCTCAAACGCATCGATCAGCATACCATAGACGACAATATCCTGAATGCCCTCCAACTGAAAAATATCCATTTGTTGCCGAATACTTCAGGAGCACGTACCGCTCAAGAAGCGGTACTCGCGGCCCAACTTGCACGAGAGGCATTGGAAACCAACTGGGTAAAGTTGGAAATTCATCCCGATCCCCGCTATCTACTACCTGACCCCATTGAAACCTTACGCGCAACTGAATCGTTGGCCAAATTAGGATTCGTCGTCATGCCCTATATCCATGCAGATCCAGTGCTTTGCAAAAGACTGGAAAATGCTGGCACAGCAGCTGTTATGCCTCTAGGTGCCCCTATTGGTAGTAATAAAGGACTTCGTACGTTGGACTTTCTTGAAATTATCATTGAACAGAGTAATGTAACCGTTGTTGTCGATGCTGGCATCGGAGCGCCTTCCGATGCTGCCAAAGCCATGGAAATCGGAGCGGATGCCGTCTTGGTCAATACGGCAATTGCAGTCTCAAATAATCCGATACGTATGGCCGAAGCATTCAAAGAAGCTGTTATCGCTGGACGAAAGGCTTATGAGGCCGGTTTAGGAAAGATCGGATCACAAGCAATCGGTTCGAGCCCCTTAACTTCATTTTTATTTGATTGA
- a CDS encoding fasciclin domain-containing protein, which translates to MKFNKNIKRLSSMASALMVFSMITVSCSKDDDKQMETTGTISAMVSMNKDYSILASAVTKAGLGETLSSTGPFTVFAPNNAAFESSGMTSADISSMSAESLKSVLLYHTLSAKVVASSVPAGPNAEVKTANGSNVYVTKNSKGIFVNGWAVTSPDMMATNGVIHGISHVLMPATKNIVALATANSDLSFLVAAVLRASQGTTNVAQLLSGSGPYTVFAPTNQAFINAGFTTIASINQADPAALTKILTYHVLSARAFSSDLSDGQMLSTLNGEKITVKLSGKAMLKGKSNTSESTITGVNMLATNGVVHVIDQVLLP; encoded by the coding sequence ATGAAATTCAACAAGAACATCAAACGACTATCGAGTATGGCATCGGCCTTAATGGTATTCTCGATGATTACAGTGTCATGTAGTAAAGACGATGACAAGCAGATGGAAACAACAGGAACAATCTCTGCGATGGTATCCATGAACAAGGATTATTCCATATTAGCCTCTGCCGTGACAAAGGCTGGTCTGGGCGAAACACTTTCTTCAACAGGACCATTTACAGTATTTGCTCCAAATAATGCTGCCTTCGAAAGCTCAGGGATGACTTCGGCAGATATTAGTAGCATGTCTGCAGAAAGCTTGAAATCCGTTTTGTTGTATCATACATTATCCGCTAAAGTAGTTGCTTCTAGCGTACCCGCTGGTCCAAATGCAGAAGTGAAGACAGCAAACGGAAGCAATGTTTACGTTACTAAAAATAGTAAGGGTATATTTGTCAATGGCTGGGCGGTAACCTCTCCAGATATGATGGCTACGAATGGTGTCATTCATGGTATTTCTCATGTACTTATGCCGGCAACAAAAAATATAGTGGCACTTGCTACAGCTAATAGTGATTTATCCTTCTTAGTTGCTGCAGTGTTGAGAGCAAGTCAAGGAACTACAAATGTTGCTCAATTGTTGAGTGGATCAGGACCATACACGGTTTTCGCACCTACAAATCAAGCTTTTATCAACGCGGGTTTTACCACAATAGCTTCAATTAATCAAGCTGATCCCGCAGCGCTGACTAAGATTCTAACCTATCACGTTCTTTCAGCTAGGGCTTTCTCTTCTGATCTTTCAGATGGACAGATGCTAAGTACCTTAAACGGTGAAAAAATCACTGTGAAATTGTCTGGAAAGGCAATGCTGAAAGGTAAAAGTAATACCAGTGAGTCCACAATAACTGGCGTAAACATGCTGGCAACAAACGGTGTTGTCCATGTCATTGATCAAGTTCTTCTTCCTTAA